In Pseudomonas fluorescens NCIMB 11764, a single window of DNA contains:
- a CDS encoding methyl-accepting chemotaxis protein has translation MPIRNMRIGLRASLSFAVLASLLVVVGLFGLGQMATLRESAAVIEESWMPSIESIHDSAANIATLRLESLRLIANSQSAVREKSKGILSAQRQELLKRLDDHKTMLSSDQERVMLDSLNAAVAKYLAILDQILAQIDAGQNDQAYARLNNELAPQGSVLDKSLESMISFNQQGADTAADAAALMYQRAQWVVGAIIVAALFATLLLAWLLTRSITAPINQALNVARRIASGDLSAPIDISGKDEAAQLLNALDEMQGNLRTTIRGISDSARQLASAAEEMSSVMEESTRGLQQQNDQIEMAATAVTEMSTAVDEVAANAVSSAEASQASNEDSKHGHVQVSETINSIQGLVSEVLSASEQAEGLAVQAQDISKVLEVIRAIAGQTNLLALNAAIEAARAGEAGRGFAVVADEVRSLAQRTQNSTEEIELMINNIQQGTGATVIALQSSAEHASQTLRRANGAGQALEKITASISQINERNLVIASAAEQQALVAREVDQNLVNIRDLSTQTAAGATQTSAASQELSRLAVDLNGLVTRFQL, from the coding sequence ATGCCGATAAGGAACATGCGCATAGGTTTGCGCGCGAGCTTGAGTTTTGCCGTATTGGCCAGTCTTCTGGTAGTGGTCGGGCTGTTCGGACTGGGCCAGATGGCGACCCTGCGCGAAAGTGCGGCGGTCATCGAGGAGTCGTGGATGCCGAGCATCGAGAGCATCCATGACAGCGCGGCCAACATCGCCACCCTCCGTCTCGAATCGTTGCGGCTGATCGCCAACAGCCAGAGCGCCGTGCGGGAAAAGAGTAAAGGCATTCTCAGCGCCCAACGCCAGGAGCTGCTCAAGCGCCTCGATGACCACAAGACGATGCTGTCCAGTGATCAGGAACGGGTGATGCTCGACAGTCTGAACGCGGCCGTGGCCAAGTACCTGGCGATCCTCGACCAGATCCTCGCGCAGATCGATGCGGGCCAGAATGACCAGGCCTACGCCCGCCTCAACAATGAACTGGCCCCTCAGGGCAGCGTGCTGGATAAATCCCTGGAGTCGATGATCAGTTTCAATCAGCAAGGCGCCGATACCGCCGCGGACGCAGCCGCGTTGATGTACCAGCGTGCGCAATGGGTCGTCGGCGCAATCATCGTCGCCGCGCTGTTCGCCACATTGCTCCTGGCCTGGCTGCTGACGCGCAGCATCACCGCGCCGATCAACCAGGCCCTGAACGTTGCACGCCGGATTGCCTCGGGCGACCTCAGCGCACCGATAGACATCAGCGGCAAGGACGAAGCCGCGCAATTGCTCAACGCCCTCGACGAGATGCAAGGCAACCTGCGCACCACCATTCGCGGCATCAGCGACTCGGCGCGGCAACTGGCGTCGGCTGCCGAGGAAATGAGCTCGGTGATGGAGGAAAGTACCCGAGGCCTGCAACAACAGAACGACCAGATCGAGATGGCCGCCACCGCGGTCACCGAGATGAGCACTGCGGTGGACGAAGTCGCCGCAAACGCCGTGTCCAGCGCCGAAGCTTCCCAGGCGTCGAACGAGGACAGCAAGCACGGGCACGTGCAGGTCAGTGAAACCATCAACTCGATTCAGGGACTGGTCAGCGAAGTGCTCAGCGCGTCGGAACAGGCCGAGGGGTTGGCGGTTCAGGCCCAGGACATCAGTAAAGTCCTGGAAGTGATTCGCGCAATCGCCGGGCAGACCAACCTGCTGGCGCTCAACGCGGCCATCGAAGCCGCTCGCGCCGGTGAAGCAGGACGCGGCTTTGCGGTGGTGGCCGATGAAGTGCGTTCGCTGGCGCAACGCACTCAGAACTCCACCGAAGAAATCGAGCTGATGATCAACAATATCCAGCAAGGTACCGGGGCCACGGTCATCGCGTTGCAAAGCAGCGCCGAACATGCCAGCCAGACCTTGCGCCGGGCCAACGGCGCGGGCCAGGCCCTGGAGAAAATCACCGCGTCGATCTCGCAGATCAACGAGCGCAACCTGGTCATCGCCAGCGCGGCCGAGCAGCAGGCGCTGGTGGCCCGGGAAGTCGATCAGAACCTGGTGAACATTCGCGACCTCTCGACCCAGACCGCCGCAGGTGCCACCCAGACTTCCGCCGCCAGCCAGGAACTGTCGCGGCTGGCGGTCGACCTCAACGGGCTGGTCACTCGCTTTCAACTATAA
- the aceK gene encoding bifunctional isocitrate dehydrogenase kinase/phosphatase: protein MPQQWPAADIARMILDGFDDYREHFRQITDGARARFEQAKWQEAQVASAARINLYEEKVSETVERLHVAFDADTLDVSCWPLVKSAYISLIDLRFDDELSETWYNSIFCGLFSHDLISDGCMFIHTTRPSLRRARAAQTRTYKPQGKLSDMLASIFADYRFSEDYADLAGDLHRLEAQLRENLPDWVCKDPELSVELFSSVLYRNKGAYLVGRIYTRDEQWPLVIPLLHREGRGIQIDALITDEADVSIIFSFTRSYFMVDVPVPAEFIGFLRRILPGKHIAELYTSIGFYKHGKSEFYRALINHLANTDDQFIMAPGVRGMVMSVFTLPGFNTVFKIIKDRFSPSKNVDRATVIEKYRLVKSVDRVGRMADTQEFADFRFPLSKFDPACLEELLEVAASTVSLEGDTVLIRHCWTERRMTPLNLYLENANEAQVREALEDYGLAIKQLAAANIFPGDMLLKNFGVTRHGRVVFYDYDEICFLTEANFRHIPQPRTPEDEMASEPWYSIGPLDVFPEEFPPFLFADSGQRRLFDQLHGELYNADYWKSLQEAIRAGKVIDVFPYRRKGLDNE, encoded by the coding sequence ATGCCGCAGCAATGGCCAGCCGCCGACATCGCCCGAATGATCCTCGATGGCTTTGACGATTACCGCGAGCATTTCCGGCAAATCACCGATGGTGCCCGAGCGCGCTTCGAGCAGGCCAAGTGGCAGGAGGCGCAAGTCGCCTCGGCGGCGCGGATCAACCTCTACGAAGAGAAAGTCAGCGAAACGGTCGAGCGCCTGCACGTCGCGTTCGACGCCGACACGCTGGATGTCAGCTGTTGGCCACTGGTCAAAAGCGCCTACATCAGCCTGATCGACCTGCGCTTCGACGATGAGCTGTCCGAGACCTGGTACAACTCGATCTTCTGCGGGCTGTTCAGTCATGACCTGATCAGCGACGGCTGCATGTTCATCCACACCACCCGGCCGAGCCTGCGGCGGGCACGCGCCGCACAGACCCGTACCTACAAGCCCCAGGGCAAGCTGTCCGACATGCTGGCGAGCATTTTTGCCGACTACCGCTTCAGCGAGGATTACGCCGACCTGGCGGGTGATCTGCATCGTCTCGAAGCGCAACTGCGCGAGAACCTGCCGGACTGGGTGTGCAAAGACCCGGAACTGAGCGTCGAACTGTTTTCCTCGGTGCTTTACCGCAACAAGGGCGCGTACCTGGTGGGGCGCATCTACACCCGGGACGAGCAGTGGCCGCTGGTGATTCCGCTGCTGCACCGCGAAGGGCGGGGGATTCAGATCGATGCGTTGATCACCGATGAAGCCGATGTGTCGATCATCTTCTCGTTCACCCGTTCGTACTTCATGGTCGACGTGCCGGTACCGGCGGAGTTCATCGGTTTCCTGAGGCGCATTCTGCCGGGCAAACACATCGCCGAGTTGTACACCTCGATCGGTTTCTACAAGCACGGTAAATCCGAGTTCTATCGGGCGCTGATCAACCACCTGGCCAACACCGACGACCAGTTCATCATGGCCCCCGGTGTGCGCGGCATGGTCATGAGCGTGTTCACCCTGCCGGGGTTCAACACCGTATTCAAAATCATCAAGGACCGTTTCTCACCGTCGAAAAACGTCGACCGCGCGACGGTGATCGAGAAGTACCGACTGGTTAAAAGTGTCGACCGCGTCGGGCGCATGGCCGATACCCAGGAGTTTGCCGATTTCCGTTTCCCGCTGAGCAAGTTCGACCCGGCGTGCCTGGAAGAATTGCTGGAGGTGGCCGCGTCCACCGTTTCGTTGGAGGGCGACACGGTGTTGATCCGCCACTGCTGGACCGAGCGGCGGATGACGCCGTTGAACCTCTACCTGGAAAACGCCAACGAGGCGCAGGTGCGCGAAGCGCTGGAAGATTACGGTCTGGCGATCAAGCAACTGGCGGCGGCGAACATCTTTCCCGGCGACATGCTGCTGAAAAACTTCGGCGTCACCCGTCACGGTCGCGTGGTGTTTTATGACTACGACGAGATCTGCTTCCTGACCGAAGCCAACTTCCGCCACATCCCGCAACCGCGCACGCCGGAAGATGAGATGGCGTCCGAACCCTGGTATTCGATCGGGCCGCTGGATGTGTTCCCCGAGGAGTTTCCGCCGTTCCTGTTCGCCGATTCCGGTCAGCGACGCTTGTTCGATCAGTTGCATGGCGAGTTGTACAACGCCGATTACTGGAAAAGCCTGCAAGAGGCGATTCGGGCGGGGAAGGTGATTGATGTGTTCCCGTATCGGCGCAAGGGTCTCGATAACGAGTAG
- the hrpA gene encoding ATP-dependent RNA helicase HrpA → MTDESPSIDKLLKNLDHAMLADRHRLRRQLLELRKKPDEAKLAQWVTRMQASCDQVLARRASLPVIRYDDSLPIAAKRDEIKEALLKHQVLIIAGETGSGKTTQLPKICLEIGRGQHGLIGHTQPRRIAARSVASRVAEELATPLGALVGYQVRFEDQSDSNTLIKLMTDGILLAETQNDRYLERYDTIIVDEAHERSLNIDFLLGYLKTLLPRRPDLKVIITSATIDLERFSKHFDDAPIVEVSGRTFPVETWYRPLTLEQDEEGNRVEDDLTVDQAILATLDEIAAFERSERKSPGDVLVFLPGEREIRDAADMLRKAQLKHTEILPLYARLSPAEQQRIFQSHPGRRVVLATNVAETSLTVPGIRYVIDSGTARISRYSYRAKVQRLPIEAISQASANQRKGRCGRVEPGICVRLFSEEDFLGRPEFTDPEILRTNLAAVILQMLHLRLGEITDFPFIEPPDGKAISDGFNLLQELSAVDRNSQLTPLGRQLARLPVDPRMGRMLLEAAKLGSLQEVLIVASAMSIQDPRERPPERQQAADQAHAQWKDVDSDFAGLVNLWRGFEEQRQALTASPLRNWCRKNFLNYLRLREWRDSHRQLSLICRDMQLSLNKEPADYPKLHKAVLSGLLSQIGQKTEDGDYLGARQRRFWIHPSSGLGKKRPQWLMTAELVETTKLYARMVAKIDADWIEPLAGHLIKKNHFEPHWEKKRGQVVAFEQITLFGLIVVGRRPVHYGPVDPVVSRELFIREGLVRGEIQSKAKCLTANKQLLEQLDELEAKARRRDILADEETLFAFYDARLPAEIHQTATFDSWYRVNSQKDPQLLIMREEDVLAREASEVTAAHYPDTLHIGDLELSLSYHFEPNHPRDGVTLRVPAPLLPMLPPERLEWLVPGVIEAKCIALVRNLPKALRKNFVPVPDFVKAALQRMTFAEGSLPQALGRELLRMTGARVSDEAWAEAAQQVESHLRMNLEIVDGQGKFLGEGRDLAELTARFAEASQAALAAPQTAKSQQPVEAKVFAAVAEKTQQKIAGLSMTVYPALVEEAGTVKEGRFSTPAEAEFQHRRALQRLLMQQLAEPAKFLRGKLPGLTELGLMYRDMGRVDSLVEDILLASLDSCILDGEDPLPRDGAGLAALAERKRGGWTEHAERLAKLTLEILKLWHGLQKRFKGKIDLAQAVALNDIKQQLSHLVYPGFVRETPMQWLKELPRYLKAIEQRFEKLGAQVQKDRVWSGELSGLWTQYQARASKHAQEGKRDPQLELYRWWLEEYRVSLFAQQLGTKVPISDKRLNKQWTQVEP, encoded by the coding sequence ATGACTGACGAATCGCCTTCCATCGACAAACTGCTGAAAAACCTCGATCACGCCATGCTTGCCGACCGCCACCGGCTGCGGCGGCAGTTGCTTGAGCTGCGCAAGAAGCCCGACGAGGCCAAGCTGGCCCAGTGGGTGACGCGTATGCAGGCGTCCTGTGATCAGGTGCTGGCGCGGCGTGCCAGCCTGCCGGTGATTCGTTACGACGACAGCCTGCCGATCGCCGCCAAGCGCGACGAAATCAAGGAGGCGTTGCTCAAGCATCAGGTGCTGATCATTGCCGGCGAAACCGGTTCGGGTAAAACCACCCAGTTGCCGAAAATCTGCCTGGAAATCGGTCGCGGTCAACATGGCCTGATCGGCCACACCCAACCGCGTCGAATCGCCGCCCGCAGCGTCGCGAGCCGGGTTGCTGAAGAATTGGCGACGCCGCTGGGTGCGCTGGTCGGCTATCAGGTACGGTTCGAGGATCAGAGCGATTCCAATACCCTGATCAAACTGATGACCGACGGCATCCTGCTGGCGGAAACACAGAACGACCGTTACCTCGAGCGCTACGACACGATCATCGTCGACGAAGCCCACGAGCGCAGCCTCAACATCGACTTCCTGCTCGGTTACCTGAAAACCCTGCTGCCCCGTCGTCCGGACCTGAAGGTCATTATCACGTCGGCGACCATCGACCTGGAGCGCTTCTCCAAGCACTTCGACGATGCACCGATTGTCGAGGTCTCCGGTCGCACCTTCCCGGTGGAAACCTGGTACCGCCCGCTGACCCTGGAACAGGACGAAGAGGGCAACCGCGTCGAAGACGATCTGACCGTGGACCAGGCGATTCTCGCCACCCTCGACGAAATCGCCGCGTTCGAACGCAGCGAACGCAAGAGCCCTGGCGATGTGCTGGTGTTCCTGCCCGGCGAACGCGAGATTCGCGACGCCGCCGACATGCTGCGCAAAGCCCAGCTCAAACACACTGAAATCCTGCCGCTGTACGCACGGCTTTCGCCGGCCGAACAGCAGCGGATTTTCCAGTCGCACCCGGGGCGTCGCGTGGTCCTGGCGACCAACGTCGCGGAAACTTCGCTGACCGTGCCGGGCATTCGTTACGTGATCGACAGCGGCACCGCGCGCATCAGCCGTTACAGCTACCGCGCCAAGGTCCAGCGCCTGCCCATCGAAGCGATTTCCCAGGCCAGCGCCAACCAGCGTAAAGGCCGTTGCGGGCGGGTCGAACCGGGCATCTGCGTGCGGTTGTTCAGTGAAGAAGATTTCCTCGGTCGCCCCGAATTTACCGACCCGGAAATCCTGCGGACCAACCTCGCGGCGGTGATTTTGCAGATGCTCCATCTGCGCCTCGGCGAAATCACCGATTTCCCGTTTATCGAGCCGCCGGATGGCAAGGCCATCAGCGACGGGTTCAACCTGCTGCAAGAACTCTCGGCGGTGGACCGCAACAGCCAGCTCACTCCGCTCGGTCGCCAATTGGCGCGGCTGCCGGTGGACCCGCGCATGGGCCGCATGTTGCTGGAAGCGGCGAAACTCGGCAGCTTGCAGGAAGTGCTGATCGTCGCCAGCGCCATGTCGATCCAGGACCCGCGCGAACGTCCGCCGGAGCGTCAACAAGCGGCGGATCAGGCCCACGCCCAATGGAAAGACGTGGACTCGGACTTCGCCGGGCTGGTCAATCTGTGGCGTGGTTTTGAAGAGCAGCGCCAGGCGCTGACGGCGAGTCCGCTGCGTAACTGGTGCCGCAAGAACTTCCTGAATTACCTGCGACTGCGCGAGTGGCGCGACTCTCATCGTCAGTTGAGCCTGATTTGCCGCGACATGCAGTTGAGCCTCAACAAAGAGCCGGCGGATTACCCGAAACTGCACAAAGCCGTGCTGTCCGGATTGCTCAGCCAGATCGGGCAGAAAACCGAGGACGGCGATTACCTCGGCGCCCGTCAACGGCGCTTCTGGATTCACCCGTCATCGGGTCTCGGCAAGAAGCGTCCGCAATGGCTGATGACCGCCGAACTGGTGGAAACCACCAAGCTCTACGCGCGCATGGTCGCCAAGATCGACGCCGACTGGATCGAGCCGCTCGCCGGGCACCTGATCAAGAAAAACCACTTCGAACCCCATTGGGAGAAGAAGCGCGGACAGGTCGTTGCGTTCGAGCAGATCACCTTGTTCGGGCTGATCGTGGTCGGTCGCCGGCCGGTGCATTACGGGCCGGTCGATCCGGTGGTCTCCCGCGAGTTGTTCATTCGTGAAGGGCTGGTGCGTGGCGAGATTCAGTCAAAGGCCAAATGCCTGACCGCCAACAAACAACTGCTGGAACAACTCGACGAACTGGAAGCCAAGGCCCGTCGCCGCGACATTCTGGCCGACGAAGAAACCCTGTTCGCCTTCTACGACGCACGGCTGCCGGCGGAGATTCATCAGACCGCGACGTTCGACAGCTGGTACCGGGTCAACAGCCAGAAAGATCCGCAGCTGCTGATCATGCGCGAAGAAGACGTGCTGGCCCGCGAGGCCAGTGAAGTCACCGCCGCACATTACCCGGACACCTTGCACATTGGTGATCTGGAACTGTCATTGAGTTACCACTTCGAACCGAACCATCCGCGTGATGGCGTGACGCTGCGGGTGCCGGCGCCACTGTTGCCGATGCTGCCGCCGGAGCGTCTGGAGTGGCTGGTGCCGGGTGTGATCGAGGCCAAGTGCATCGCGCTGGTGCGCAACCTGCCCAAGGCGCTGCGCAAGAATTTCGTGCCGGTGCCGGACTTCGTCAAAGCCGCGTTGCAGCGCATGACCTTTGCCGAGGGCTCGTTGCCTCAGGCGCTGGGTCGCGAACTGCTGCGCATGACGGGGGCGCGGGTCAGTGATGAAGCCTGGGCCGAAGCGGCGCAGCAAGTCGAAAGCCATTTGCGGATGAACCTGGAAATCGTCGATGGCCAGGGCAAGTTCCTTGGCGAAGGACGGGATCTGGCGGAACTGACCGCACGATTCGCTGAGGCGAGCCAGGCGGCTTTGGCCGCTCCGCAAACGGCGAAAAGTCAGCAGCCGGTGGAGGCGAAAGTCTTCGCGGCGGTGGCGGAAAAAACCCAACAGAAGATTGCCGGGCTGTCGATGACGGTGTATCCGGCGCTGGTGGAAGAGGCCGGCACGGTCAAGGAAGGGCGGTTCTCGACGCCGGCCGAAGCCGAGTTCCAGCATCGCCGTGCCTTGCAGCGCTTGCTCATGCAACAGCTGGCCGAGCCGGCGAAATTCCTGCGCGGCAAGTTGCCGGGGCTGACCGAGTTGGGTTTGATGTACCGCGACATGGGGCGCGTCGACAGTCTGGTGGAAGACATTCTGCTGGCCAGTCTCGACAGTTGTATCCTCGACGGCGAAGACCCGCTGCCGCGTGATGGCGCCGGGCTGGCGGCGTTGGCCGAGCGCAAACGCGGCGGCTGGACCGAGCACGCCGAGCGGCTGGCCAAATTGACGCTGGAGATTCTGAAGCTCTGGCACGGCCTGCAAAAACGCTTCAAGGGCAAGATCGATCTGGCGCAGGCCGTGGCCCTGAATGACATCAAGCAGCAGCTCAGTCATTTGGTGTATCCGGGTTTTGTCCGCGAAACGCCGATGCAGTGGCTCAAGGAACTGCCGCGTTACCTGAAAGCCATCGAGCAACGCTTCGAGAAACTCGGGGCGCAGGTGCAGAAGGACCGGGTGTGGAGTGGCGAGTTGTCCGGTCTCTGGACCCAATACCAGGCCCGCGCCAGCAAACACGCCCAGGAAGGCAAGCGCGATCCGCAGCTTGAGCTGTACCGCTGGTGGCTGGAGGAATACCGGGTTTCACTGTTTGCCCAACAGTTGGGGACCAAAGTGCCGATATCCGACAAGCGCCTGAACAAACAATGGACCCAGGTCGAACCGTAG
- a CDS encoding beta-ketoacyl-ACP synthase III — protein sequence MHNVVISGTGLYTPANSISNEELVQSFNAYVAQFNADNADAIARGEIEALTESNAAFIEKASGIKSRFVMDKDGILDPQRMAPRLPERSNDEWSVLCQMAIGAAEQALQRAGKTAADIDGVIVACSNLQRAYPAIAIEVQEALGIQGFGFDMNVACSSATFGIQAAANSVQLGQARAVLMVNPEVCTGHLNFRDRDSHFIFGDAATAVIIERADLATSKYQFDVVSTKLLTKFSNNIRNNFGFLNRAAEEGIGARDKLFVQEGRKVFKEVCPMVAELIGAHLEENQLNVGDVKRFWLHQANLSMNHLIVRKLLGREATEEEAPVILDTYANTSSAGSVIAFHKNQDDLAAGSLAVLSSFGAGYSIGSVILRKR from the coding sequence ATGCATAACGTCGTCATCAGCGGCACCGGCCTGTACACCCCGGCCAACAGCATTTCCAACGAAGAGCTGGTGCAGTCTTTCAACGCTTACGTCGCGCAGTTCAACGCCGACAACGCCGATGCCATCGCCCGTGGCGAAATCGAAGCGTTGACCGAGTCCAACGCAGCGTTTATCGAAAAAGCTTCCGGCATCAAAAGCCGCTTCGTCATGGACAAGGACGGCATTCTTGACCCGCAACGCATGGCGCCACGCCTGCCGGAGCGCTCGAACGACGAGTGGTCGGTCCTCTGCCAGATGGCCATCGGCGCGGCCGAACAAGCCTTGCAGCGCGCCGGCAAAACCGCCGCCGACATCGACGGCGTGATCGTTGCCTGCTCCAACCTGCAACGCGCGTACCCGGCTATCGCCATCGAAGTCCAGGAAGCGCTGGGCATCCAGGGTTTCGGTTTCGACATGAACGTCGCCTGCTCCTCGGCGACTTTCGGTATTCAGGCGGCCGCCAACAGCGTGCAACTGGGCCAGGCCCGGGCCGTCCTGATGGTCAACCCGGAAGTCTGCACCGGACACCTGAACTTCCGTGACCGCGACAGCCACTTCATCTTCGGCGACGCGGCCACCGCGGTGATCATCGAGCGCGCCGACCTGGCGACGTCCAAGTATCAGTTCGACGTGGTCAGCACCAAGCTGTTGACCAAGTTCTCCAACAACATCCGCAACAACTTCGGCTTCCTCAACCGCGCGGCGGAAGAGGGCATCGGTGCCAGGGACAAACTGTTCGTGCAGGAAGGCCGCAAGGTGTTCAAGGAAGTCTGCCCGATGGTTGCCGAGCTGATCGGTGCGCACCTGGAAGAGAACCAGCTCAATGTTGGCGACGTGAAGCGCTTCTGGCTGCACCAGGCCAACCTCAGCATGAACCACTTGATCGTCAGGAAACTGCTGGGTCGCGAAGCCACCGAAGAAGAAGCGCCGGTGATTCTCGACACCTACGCCAACACCAGCTCCGCCGGTTCGGTGATTGCGTTTCACAAGAACCAGGACGATCTGGCCGCCGGTTCGCTGGCCGTGCTCAGCTCGTTTGGCGCCGGTTACTCGATTGGCAGCGTGATTCTGCGCAAGCGCTGA
- a CDS encoding putative porin, with the protein MRLASTKTAAALCGGLLLAMSVPASAAVDGKLLDMLKANGSITNAQYSELQAELARDQKEQQIARQAQQETNEQIAATAKKTEALSTFDQKLAWAAKTQFKGDVRFRQETVKNDGVSNTGDQDRQRIRVRLGAYTAINPQVDTGIRIATGSDNDSRSTNQSLDGNFTKKDIWLDQGYVDYHPDAIKNLHLVGGKMPQQWVSMGDIIWDSDISPEGLALTYKYPLGGSTELFGSAGHYTLKDNVDGEGKQFRHDLRLYAGQLGARFAITDNLKMTLGGSLYAYDNDNDINNTCAANTCRLAINGNTANEQFKLYEGFGQLDIGGLPMPLSIYGQVVNNDDASNDQDMGWLAGVKTNVFGFGVDYNYRDVQRNAVVGAFTDSDFANGFTGSRGSKLKVSYEIDKNFALGATYFMADSDYTNATLRDSKINTLQLDAEAKF; encoded by the coding sequence ATGCGTCTTGCTTCCACGAAAACTGCGGCGGCCCTGTGTGGCGGCCTGCTGCTGGCCATGAGTGTTCCGGCCAGCGCCGCAGTCGACGGCAAACTGCTCGACATGCTGAAGGCTAACGGTTCGATTACCAACGCGCAGTACAGCGAACTGCAAGCCGAACTGGCCCGGGATCAGAAAGAACAGCAAATCGCCCGTCAGGCTCAACAAGAGACCAACGAGCAGATCGCGGCCACCGCGAAGAAAACCGAAGCACTGAGCACCTTCGACCAGAAGCTGGCGTGGGCTGCCAAGACCCAGTTCAAGGGTGACGTGCGTTTCCGTCAGGAGACGGTCAAGAACGATGGCGTATCGAACACCGGCGACCAGGATCGTCAACGTATCCGTGTCCGCCTGGGTGCCTACACGGCAATCAACCCGCAAGTGGACACCGGCATCCGTATCGCCACTGGCAGCGACAACGACTCTCGTTCCACCAACCAGAGCCTGGATGGCAACTTCACCAAGAAGGATATCTGGCTGGACCAGGGTTACGTCGACTACCACCCTGATGCCATCAAGAACCTGCACCTCGTTGGCGGCAAGATGCCACAGCAATGGGTGAGCATGGGCGACATCATCTGGGATAGCGACATCAGCCCGGAAGGTCTGGCACTGACTTACAAATACCCGTTGGGCGGCAGCACCGAGCTGTTCGGCAGCGCCGGCCACTACACCCTCAAGGACAACGTCGACGGCGAAGGCAAGCAGTTCCGTCACGACCTGCGTCTGTACGCAGGCCAGTTGGGCGCTCGTTTCGCGATCACTGACAACCTGAAAATGACCCTGGGTGGCAGTCTCTACGCTTACGACAACGACAACGACATCAACAACACCTGTGCGGCGAACACCTGCCGCCTGGCCATTAACGGCAACACGGCGAACGAGCAGTTCAAACTGTACGAAGGCTTTGGTCAGCTCGACATCGGCGGCCTGCCAATGCCGCTGTCGATCTACGGTCAAGTCGTCAACAACGACGATGCCAGCAACGATCAGGACATGGGCTGGCTGGCCGGTGTCAAGACCAACGTCTTCGGCTTCGGCGTGGACTACAACTATCGCGACGTACAGCGTAACGCGGTGGTCGGCGCCTTCACCGACTCCGACTTCGCCAACGGTTTCACCGGTTCGCGCGGCAGCAAGTTGAAAGTGAGCTACGAGATCGACAAGAACTTCGCCCTTGGCGCGACCTACTTCATGGCTGATTCCGACTACACCAACGCCACGCTGCGGGACTCGAAAATCAACACCCTGCAACTGGATGCCGAAGCCAAGTTCTGA
- a CDS encoding GNAT family N-acetyltransferase: MPLQRLESLSDIAPHTWDALVPDDQPFLRHAFLSALEDSGSVGPHSGWQPEHLLHMEGDRLIAALPSYRKWHSYGEYVFDHAWADACERAGIDYYPKLLTAVPFSPVSGPRLLAATVEDGFELLKSLPGYLEIEELSSAHINFTDPFTDAALAEHPGWLQRIGCQYHWQNRGYRDFQDFLDVLSSRKRKQMRKEREQVAGQGFEFEWLEGRQLDQAQWDFVYACYANTYAVRRQRPYLTREFFSLLAERMPESIRVVLARQGSRPVAMAFSLVGGDSFYGRYWGCLAEFDRLHFETCFYQGMDYAIANGFQRFDAGAQGEHKLIRGFEPVITHSWHYLRHPGLKAAVKDFLQQERLGVLAYAEEARTALPYRQG; the protein is encoded by the coding sequence ATGCCGTTGCAACGTCTGGAAAGTCTGTCCGATATAGCGCCGCACACCTGGGATGCCCTGGTGCCGGATGATCAGCCGTTTCTGCGTCATGCCTTTCTCAGCGCACTGGAGGACAGCGGCAGCGTCGGTCCGCATTCCGGGTGGCAGCCCGAGCATTTACTGCATATGGAAGGTGATCGGTTGATCGCCGCGCTGCCCAGCTACCGCAAATGGCACTCCTACGGCGAGTACGTGTTCGATCACGCCTGGGCCGATGCATGCGAGCGTGCCGGCATCGACTATTACCCCAAACTGCTGACTGCCGTGCCCTTCAGCCCGGTCAGCGGCCCGCGTTTGCTGGCCGCCACGGTTGAAGACGGTTTCGAACTGCTGAAGAGTTTGCCCGGCTACCTTGAAATCGAAGAGCTCTCCAGCGCTCACATCAACTTCACGGACCCGTTCACCGACGCGGCACTGGCCGAACACCCTGGCTGGCTGCAACGCATCGGCTGTCAGTACCACTGGCAGAATCGCGGATATCGGGATTTTCAGGACTTCCTCGACGTCCTCAGTTCACGCAAACGCAAGCAGATGCGCAAAGAACGCGAGCAGGTGGCGGGGCAGGGCTTCGAATTCGAATGGCTGGAAGGCCGGCAACTGGATCAGGCGCAGTGGGATTTCGTTTACGCCTGTTACGCCAACACCTACGCAGTGCGTCGGCAACGACCTTATCTGACGCGGGAATTTTTCAGCCTGTTGGCCGAACGCATGCCGGAGTCCATTCGCGTGGTGTTGGCCAGACAGGGCTCACGCCCGGTGGCCATGGCCTTCAGCCTCGTCGGTGGCGACAGTTTTTACGGCCGTTACTGGGGCTGTCTGGCGGAGTTCGACCGGCTGCACTTCGAGACGTGTTTCTATCAAGGCATGGACTACGCGATTGCCAACGGCTTTCAGCGTTTCGATGCCGGTGCTCAGGGTGAACACAAATTGATTCGCGGGTTTGAACCGGTGATCACCCATTCCTGGCACTACTTGCGTCATCCCGGCCTGAAAGCGGCGGTAAAGGACTTCCTGCAGCAGGAACGTCTCGGCGTGCTGGCGTATGCCGAGGAAGCGAGGACCGCCTTGCCTTATCGGCAAGGCTGA